Sequence from the Candidatus Aenigmatarchaeota archaeon genome:
TCATAAGGTATTCTCCGGCCACCGATGCCCTTATTTCTTACATAAACGACAAAAACCTTCCGGTCGAAAGCGTTGACATCGCCTGGAGAAAGCTTCGAAAGCCGGCCCGCCCGTCTGCGGGAGTCCACATAGACGAGACGACCCACTCGGCGGACACGGCTCTGCAGTACATACTTCCGATGACCGGAAACCGCGTAAAGGGAGTAGCCCTTGAAAAAATCCGCCAGGTTTACACCGACAGCATCATCGACAAGGAAAAGCAGACCGAGCTTTACGGAAAAGGTTCAGAGAAGATGGTCCCGATGGCGGAAGTTGAGTACACATTGAAGTGCCTGACCGAAGGCGGGAAGCTGATTCCTCTTCACGGCTTTTCGTCTTACATGAACCCTGATTTTGTCAGGAGAATCTCGGTTTCATGCGAAAACGGCGAAACCCTGACCACCTATTACGACAAGGCGGGAAAGGACGAGCTGACAGTCAGGAGAGAGGGTAAAGCTGGGGAGGAGATGCTCGGCTCGTGGAACATGAGCACCCCCGGGAAAAACCGCGTCCGAATGGAGCTTGAGGACTTCCTTGATTACTACAAAACCGGAAAGCGCTCTCCAAGAATCGCCGGCCTCGATAGTGCGCTCTTTGACCTTCAGGTGACGGGTCTTCTTGAGTCTTCGCCCTGAAGCTGAAAATAAGCAGCCCTAATAAGCGCAGCAACGCCAACTTATGGTTTAAAGCCAATCCAGATAATGAGGGTTTCAATATGACAAAAATTTTCATCTTTGGAGACAGCTTGCCTTATGGCAAGTGGGACTCTGAAAAAGCCGGGTGGGCAAACCGTTTGAGGGTCTGGCTTGACGAGAAAGTCCTTTCAGGCCACGGCTACTACGAGACGTTCAACTTCGGCGTGCCTGGCGACTTTTCGGAAGGTCTTTTGAACCGATTCGAGTCAGACCTGAAGCCAAGGTTTCGGGATGGCGAGGACATCGCGATAATTTTCCAGATTGGGATAAATGATACGCAGTTCATCCCCGCAAAAAGCGTCCTAAAGTCCACAAAGGAAGAGTTCGAAAAAAACATAGGCCACTTGGCGGCAATCGCCTTGAAGTACACGTCGAAAGTTGCTTTTCTGGGGCTCACCCCGATAGACGAGGAGAAGACGCTTACCGTTCCCTGGTACCACGACAGCTACTACAAGAACAAGTCCATCCAGGAATACAATGAAATTATAAAAGAAGTATGCGAGAAAAAACAGGTTTATTTCCTCGGCCTTTTCGAGAAA
This genomic interval carries:
- a CDS encoding Gfo/Idh/MocA family oxidoreductase, giving the protein MAENGNPPGVMIVGYGDMGKIHYKNLLPLQEEGKVKISSVVDRDYSKVEGLGPIGYESVQQALEETKPDIALVVVNTDTHAEVIGELIEYAGKEKSPAIYCETPFAESLSEALPLAEKLTALGYGSEIPLGFAYLIRYSPATDALISYINDKNLPVESVDIAWRKLRKPARPSAGVHIDETTHSADTALQYILPMTGNRVKGVALEKIRQVYTDSIIDKEKQTELYGKGSEKMVPMAEVEYTLKCLTEGGKLIPLHGFSSYMNPDFVRRISVSCENGETLTTYYDKAGKDELTVRREGKAGEEMLGSWNMSTPGKNRVRMELEDFLDYYKTGKRSPRIAGLDSALFDLQVTGLLESSP